Part of the Halopseudomonas maritima genome, CCGGTGCTGCAGGTGGGAGCTGACATTTACTGCGACACTGCGCTGATTGCCCGCCGCCTGGAGCAGGAAAAGTCTGCGCCGGCACTGTTCCCGGAGGGGCAGGAAGCAGCTGCGGCCAGTCTGGCGCAGTTTGCCGATCAGGTGCTCTTTCAGCACGCGGTTGCCATCAACTTCCAGCCCAAGGGGCTGGCTGAGCGTTTTGCCGGTATGCCAGAGCAGGTAATCAAGGGCTTTGTTGCCGATCGTCAGAAGCTGTTCAGTGGCGGCACAGCGAGCCGCCTGGAAGCCGATGTGGCGCTCGGCCAGTGGCCTGCCTTGCTGTCGCGGCTGGAAACCCAGCTTGAGCGTGACGGCGACTTTCTGCTGGGTGGTCAGCCCTGCATTGCAGATTTTGCCCACTATCACGCGCTCTGGTTTGTTGCCTCCAACCGTGCGGTGGCCGATGCGCTGGAACCTTATGTGGCGGTGCGCGCCTGGATGGGCCGCATGCGCGGCATTGGCCACGGCTCTCACACCGATCTTAGCGCCGAGGCGGCCATCGACATCGCACGCCAGGCCAGCCCGGCGCCTTTGCCAGCTGACGCCATCAGCAGCCCGGCGGGCTTGTCTGTCGGTCAGGCGGTTGCTGTCAGCGCGGTTGACTACGGCACTGACGACGTTGCAGGCACGCTGGTCTACGAGGGGGCTGAGGAGATTATCATCGCCCGCGAAGACGAGCGGGCGGGGCTGCTGCACGTGCACTTCCCGCGGTTTGGCTTCCGCGTACGCGCAGCCTGAAGCGCAGCGGCGCGTCAGGGGCGATGTCCGGCCACTGACGCGTCTTGCAACAGAGTATTTGTCTCTGGCCCTCTCGCCAGTGCCATAGCTGCGCGCTACTCTGCTCAGGCGGTCAGCTCGACCGTTTCTCCTTCAGGACTCTCTGCCATGTTTGACTGGATTTTCCTGCCCGAAGCCTGGGTGGCGCTGGCGACCTTGCTGGCGCTAGAAATTGTGCTTGGTATCGACAACATCATCTTCATCTCCATCCTGGTCAGCCGTTTGCCTCCCGAGCAGCGAGAGCTGGTGCGGCGTCTGGGTATCGGTTTTGCGATGGTCACCCGATTGGCGCTGCTGTTTTCGCTGGCGTGGATTATCGGCCTGGTCGAGCCCTGGTTCAGTGTGTTGGGGCAGGCTATTTCCGGCCGCGACCTGGTGCTGATCCTCGGCGGACTGTTTTTGCTGGGCAAGGCGACCCACGAGATTCATGCCAGCCTGGAGGCGCCGGTTGAAGCTGAAGCCTCTCTGGCGGCGACGGCGCGCAATGGTATGGTCAGCGTGGTGGTGCAGATCGCTATTTTGGATATCGTCTTCTCGCTGGATTCGGTCATCACCGCCGTTGGTCTGGTAGACCATCTGGCGGTCATGGTGATCGCGATTCTCGGCGCGGTGGCGGTGATGCTGTTTGCCGCCAAGCCGATCGGCGACTTTGTCGATCGTCACCCGACCATCAAGATGCTGGCGCTGTCGTTTCTCATGATGATCGGCTTGACGTTGATGGCTGAAGGCTTCGATGTGCATGTGCCCAAGGGCTACATCTACTTTGCCATGGCGTTCTCGGTAGTAGTGGAACTGCTCAATATTCGGGTGCGGCGCAACAGCGCCTCGCAGGAAAACTGAGGTTCAGGCGTTCATCCGGCGATAACCGGGCAGGGCTTCAATGCGCCTTAGCCAGGCACACAGGGCGGGATAGCCCTGCAGCTCGAAGCCACCGTCGCCGGCAACATGGGTGTAGGCGTAGAGCGCGATGTCGGCCAGGCTGGGCCGCTCGCCCACGAGGTAGGGCGTCTTTGACAGCTGAGTTTCCATGACCTTCAACGCCTTGTGTCCGCCGATCTGTTTGCTTTCATAGTCGGCCCGGCGAGCCTCGGGTAGTCCGAGGTAACGCGCGATAAAGCGCGCGACTGCAATGTAGGGTTCGTGGCTGTACTGCTCGAAAAATAGCCACTGCAGCATGCTGGCGCGCTCAAAGGCGTCGGCTGGAATCAGGGCGCTGCCCTCTGCCAGATACAGCAGGATGGCATTGGACTCCGCCAGGCAGCGGCCATCGTCGAGCTCCAGTAGCGGCACCTTGGCATTGAGGTTGCGGGCAAGGAATTCGGGCGTGTGTGTGTCGCCCTGCAGGATGTCGACAGGCTGCCACGCATAATCGATGCCCAGCAGGGCGCAGAGCAGCTGGATTTTGTAGCAATTGCCGGAGCGTTCATCGCCATGGATTTTCATGTGCAGGGTTCTCAAGGTTGTTGCATTAAGGGCGTCAGGTAGCAACGGCCGGTTTCGTATGGCCGTTGATCTAGTGTAGGGTCGTACGACAGGTGCGGCGCGGCGTCAACGGCGCGGCTGAGCGGTGGCTGATTCGGCAGGCAGGCGGAGTGTGAGTGGACAACATCATCGCGGTGGAAAACCTGACCAAAACCTACGCCAGCGGCTTTCAGGCACTGAAAGGCGTCAGCCTGCACATTCGGCGCGGCGAGATTTTTGCGCTGCTTGGGCCTAACGGTGCCGGCAAGACCACACTGATCAGTATCGTTTGCGGGCTGGTCAATCCCAGTAGTGGGCAGGTACTGGTCGATGGCTTTGATAATCGTCGGCAGTATCGACAGGCGCGCCAGCGGATCGGCCTGGTGCCGCAGGAGCTGACCAACAATATGTTCGACAGTGTCTGGTCAACGGTGCGTCTCAGCCGGGGGTTGTTCGGTAAGCCCAGTGATGACGCCCTGCTGGAGCAGATACTGCGCGAGCTGTCGCTCTGGGATAAGCGCGATGAGCGCATTATGGACCTGTCCGGCGGCATGAAACGTCGAGTGCTGATTGCCAAGGCGTTGGCCCACGAGCCTGAAGTACTGTTTCTGGATGAGCCCACTGCCGGCGTGGACGTGGCGTTGCGCAGGGACATGTGGAACATGGTGCGACGTCTGCAGCAACGCGGCGTGACCATCATTCTGACAACGCATTACATCGAAGAGGCCGAAGAAATGGCCGATCGCATCGGGGTGATTCGTCAGGGCGAGCTGATCCTTACCGAGGACAAGGATAGCCTGATGCGCCAGCTCGGCACCCGGCAGTTGACGCTCCAGCTGCAACAGCCGCTGCAAGCTGTGCCATCTGCGTTGAGCCATTACCCATTGAGCTTGGCAGAGCAGGGCTTTGCGCTGATCTATACTTTCGATGCGCAGGCAGAGCAAAGCGGTATTGCCGAGCTATTGCGCAGCCTGGACCAGCTGGGGCTCGAAGTGCGTGATCTGCACTCGAGTCAGAGCTCGCTGGAGGATATTTTTGTGGGGCTTGTGCACAATCGAGAAAAGGCCGAGCAGCCAGCGGCAGCGGGGCAGAGTGCATGAATCTGTATGGGGTTAAGGCTATCTATCTTGCCGAGATGGCGCGTATGCTGCGCACGCGGCTGCAGAGTATTGCCTCGCCGGTCATTTCCACGTCGCTGTATTTTATTGTTTTTGGGGCCGCCATTGGCACACGCATGACGGAAGTGGATGGGGTGAGCTACGGCGCCTTTATCATTCCCGGGCTTATCATGCTGATGCTCCTTAATGAGAGCATTTCCAACGCCTCGTTCGGTATTTACATGCCGCGTTTCACCGGCACCATCTACGAGGTGCTGTCGGCGCCGGTATCACCCTTTGAGATTGTGGTCGGGTACGTTGGAGCAGCTGCCACCAAGGCGGTATTGCTCGGGCTGCTGGTGCTGCTGACTGCGCGGATCTTTGTGGATTATGAGATTCAACATCCTGTCTGGATGCTGGGCTTTCTCTTGCTGACAGCCATCACCTTCAGTCTGTTCGGGTTCATCATCGGTATCTGGGCTGACGGCTTTGAGAAGCTGCAGATCATTCCCTTGATGATTGTCACGCCGCTGGCTTTTCTGGGTGGCAGCTTCTATTCCATCACCATGCTGCCGCCATTCTGGCAGACGGTGACCTTGTTCAACCCCGTGGTATACCTGATCAGC contains:
- a CDS encoding glutathione S-transferase family protein; the encoded protein is MTDLILHHYPQSPFAEKARLMLGFKGLSWHSVMIPPVMPKPDLTALTGGYRRTPVLQVGADIYCDTALIARRLEQEKSAPALFPEGQEAAAASLAQFADQVLFQHAVAINFQPKGLAERFAGMPEQVIKGFVADRQKLFSGGTASRLEADVALGQWPALLSRLETQLERDGDFLLGGQPCIADFAHYHALWFVASNRAVADALEPYVAVRAWMGRMRGIGHGSHTDLSAEAAIDIARQASPAPLPADAISSPAGLSVGQAVAVSAVDYGTDDVAGTLVYEGAEEIIIAREDERAGLLHVHFPRFGFRVRAA
- a CDS encoding TerC family protein, giving the protein MFDWIFLPEAWVALATLLALEIVLGIDNIIFISILVSRLPPEQRELVRRLGIGFAMVTRLALLFSLAWIIGLVEPWFSVLGQAISGRDLVLILGGLFLLGKATHEIHASLEAPVEAEASLAATARNGMVSVVVQIAILDIVFSLDSVITAVGLVDHLAVMVIAILGAVAVMLFAAKPIGDFVDRHPTIKMLALSFLMMIGLTLMAEGFDVHVPKGYIYFAMAFSVVVELLNIRVRRNSASQEN
- a CDS encoding glutathione S-transferase family protein, whose amino-acid sequence is MKIHGDERSGNCYKIQLLCALLGIDYAWQPVDILQGDTHTPEFLARNLNAKVPLLELDDGRCLAESNAILLYLAEGSALIPADAFERASMLQWLFFEQYSHEPYIAVARFIARYLGLPEARRADYESKQIGGHKALKVMETQLSKTPYLVGERPSLADIALYAYTHVAGDGGFELQGYPALCAWLRRIEALPGYRRMNA
- a CDS encoding ABC transporter ATP-binding protein, which gives rise to MDNIIAVENLTKTYASGFQALKGVSLHIRRGEIFALLGPNGAGKTTLISIVCGLVNPSSGQVLVDGFDNRRQYRQARQRIGLVPQELTNNMFDSVWSTVRLSRGLFGKPSDDALLEQILRELSLWDKRDERIMDLSGGMKRRVLIAKALAHEPEVLFLDEPTAGVDVALRRDMWNMVRRLQQRGVTIILTTHYIEEAEEMADRIGVIRQGELILTEDKDSLMRQLGTRQLTLQLQQPLQAVPSALSHYPLSLAEQGFALIYTFDAQAEQSGIAELLRSLDQLGLEVRDLHSSQSSLEDIFVGLVHNREKAEQPAAAGQSA
- a CDS encoding ABC transporter permease, which encodes MNLYGVKAIYLAEMARMLRTRLQSIASPVISTSLYFIVFGAAIGTRMTEVDGVSYGAFIIPGLIMLMLLNESISNASFGIYMPRFTGTIYEVLSAPVSPFEIVVGYVGAAATKAVLLGLLVLLTARIFVDYEIQHPVWMLGFLLLTAITFSLFGFIIGIWADGFEKLQIIPLMIVTPLAFLGGSFYSITMLPPFWQTVTLFNPVVYLISGFRWSFYGAADVHIGVSVVMTLVFLALCLLVIWWIFRTGFRIKS